Within the Candidatus Ruthia endofausta genome, the region CCAAAATTTTGCATAATCTTCGGGTTTGTTTTTGGCCATTTTTTCTAATTCTTTTAAAACTCTACTGACTGAGGCCTTACGGATAGTGTCAACCATTTTGTTGCCCTGTAAAATTTCGCGAGAAACATTTAATGGTAAATCAGCCGTGTCAATCACACCTTTAACAAAGCGCAAATACAAAGGCATTAGGGCTTCATTATCTTCCATAATGAACACGCGTTTGGCATAGAGCTTTATACCGCCTTTGCGCTTAGGCTCCCACATATCATAAGGAGCTTTTGATGGGATGAATAACAATGAAGTATAGTCCAAATTTCCTTCAACTCTATTGTGTAATTGCGTTAGTGGTGCTTCAAAGTCATAAGTGAGTGACTTATAAAACTCATCATAATCTTCTTGCTTAATGTTGCGTTTATCTTGAGTCCAAAAAGCATTGGCTTTATTAATGCGCTCATATTCAATGTCTTTGCCATCTTCACTAGCCTTAATCATCATAATTGGCACGGTGATGTGGTCTGAGTATTTTGAGACAATGCCACGCAAGCGATAATCATCTAAAAATTCTTTTTCATCTTTTTTGGTGTGCAGGATTACTGTAGTGCCAAAATTAGGACAATCAACACTTTCTATTGAGTATTTCCCCTTGCCAGTAGAGGTCCATTTTGTGCCTTTTTTACCTTTGCTACCAGCTTTTCTGGTAATTAGTTCAACCTTATCAGCAATAATAAAGCTAGAATAAAATCCCACACCAAATTGGCCAATTAAGTTAGAGTCTTGTGCTTGTTTTTCATCTAAGCTTTTTAAAAACTTCTTAGTACCAGAATTAGCAATGGTACCGATGTTTTTATTAACTTCTGCTTCGGTCATGCCTATACCATTATCAGTAATGGTAATTGTGCTGGCATCTTTATTCACATCAATGTGAATTTGTAACTCTTCTTTATCCTCAATCAAAGTATCATCTGATAAGAATTTGAATTTTAATTTATCAACCGCATCGGAGGCGTTAGAAAGTAATTCTCGCAAGAAAATCTCTTTGTTTGAGTACAAAGAGTGAATCATCAAATCTAGTAGTTGCGAGACTTCCGTTTGAAAGGCGTGCGTTTGTTTTTCTGCCATTTTTTTTCCTTTTTTGTACGTAGTAAATGTATCAATATGGGTGAACTACAAAAAAACAAGGGTTATAAGGGTTATTTTGCATAAACAAATTACTAATTTTATTCAGTATTTGAGAGTTGGGCGTCATTACGCTATTAACACGCAACAGGCTTATAAGCGCGACCTTGAGAAGTTGTTAGTATTTACCCATAAGAAAAGTCTTAGCCAATGGTCAAATCTTACCAGTGAGCATCTTAATTTATTTGTAATGGAGATGCGCCATCAAGATAATAGTGCCCGCACTATCCGCAGGAATTTGTCCTCAATTCGTGGATTTTTAGCTTATCTTGTTAATCATGAACAGTTGAGTAATAGCTGCGCCATTCATTTACAAAGCCCAAAAATTGATCAAAATTTACCTAATATACTTAATTACGACAACATACTACTTATGCTCAAGCCTAGATCAAACACTTGGCTTGAATTAAGAGATGTGGCAATGATTGAAGTGATGTACTCTTGTGGTCTTAGAGTATCTGAATTGGTTGCTTTAAATGTTAATGACGTGGATTTAAATCAAGGATTTTTGCGCGTGATCGGAAAAGGCGCTAAAGTCAGACATACACCAGTTGGTAAGGCAGCACAGCAAGCCATTAGTCGTTGTTTGTTTGATCATTCAAATCATGTATTATTTGTGAATAGAAAGCAACAAAGAGTGAGTGTAAGAGCTGTGCAAAATATGGTCAAAAAACGTGCACTAGGAGCTGGTATTAAAGTTAATGTGTATCCGCATATGTTGCGTCATACAGCGGCAACTCACTTTTTACAATCCAGTCATGATTTACGCTCTACTCAAGAATTTTTAGGACATTCTAGTATTAAATCTACCCAAGTCTATATCCATCTTGATTTTTTAGAATTGTCCAAAGTGTATGATCAGTGCCACCCAAGAGCTAAAAAATCATGAATTTTCAGACTAGGCTTGCAGCATCTTGTTTAAAAACAGGTGGTGTGATTAGTAATCCTACTGACACCATTCAGGGGTTGACTTGCTTGCCAAAATTTGAGCTCTCTATGGCTAGAATGCTACAACTTAAACGCCGTTCAAGTGCTAAAGGCCTGATACTACTGGCCAGTGATGTGCGTTATTTTATTGATTATGTTGAAGATGCTTCTTTGTTGGTTGATGTAATAATTGATGCTCAGCCAACTACTTATTTACTCAAGGCGAATGAGCATGCCTCTAAATTATTAACAGGTGGCTTTGATACCATTGCACTTAGATTGACCAATAATCAACTCATTACCAATTTGTGTGTAACTACTAATAGCGCTCTGGTTTCAAGTAGTGCCAATATTACAAGTAAGTGTAGTGCAACAAGCATGTTGGATTTAAAAGAATTTTTTAGTAAAAAATTAGATTTTATTATCCCGCCAAAAACTTATAATATCCAAGCATCAAAAATTATTAATCTGCAAACTGGAGAGAAAATTAGGTGATTGAACAAATTAAAAAATATTTATTAATGTTGCAAGCCGATATTTGTGAACAGCTTGAGCAAGTAAATGGTAAGGCTGAATTTATTAAAGATGTTTGGGAAAAGCCAAATAATGCAGGTAATGGATTAACCAGAGTGCTAAGTAATGGCGCTGTGTTTGAACAAGCAGGTGTTAATTTTTCAATCGTTCGTGGCGATGATATGCCAGCCTCAGCTACCGCATTAAGACCAGAGTTATCAGGACGAGGTTTTACCGCTTTAGGCGTGTCATTAGTGATTCATCCACACAATCCCTATGTGCCCACTTCACACGCTAATGTTCGGTTTTTTATCGCCGAAAAAAAAGGTGAAGCCCCTATTTGGTGGTTTGGTGGTGGTTTTGATTTAACGCCGTATTATGGTTTTGATGAAGACGCAATCTTTTGGCATCAGTCAGCCAAAGAAGTATGTGATCCATTTGGTGAAGATGTCTATCCAAAATACAAAAAATGGTGTGATGATTACTTTTATTTAAAGCATAGAGGCGAACAACGTGGTATCGGCGGTTTGTTTTTTGATGATCTTAATGAAGGTGGTTTTGATGAGTGCTTTGCTTTTATGAAAAGTGTAGGTGATGGCTATATTAAAGTTTATCGCCCCATTGTTGAACGTAGAAAAGATACGCCTTATACAGACCATGAAAGGCAATTTCAACTTTATCGTCGAGGGCGTTATGTTGAATTTAATTTAGTTTATGACCGTGGCACTTTGTTTGGTTTGCAAACAGGTGGCCGTAGCGAGTCAATTCTGATGTCATTACCACCATTGGTGCGCTGGGAATATAGATATGAACCAGAGCTAGGTAGCGAAGAAGCAAGGTTATATACACGTTTTATTCAACCCCAAGATTGGATTAATACCCCTCAAGAGGGTGGATAGAGTGAAACATAATCTTGATGTTAAGTGCTTGTTGTGTCCTATGCCAGTGATTCGCTTAGGTGAGATGATTGAAAAAATTAAAATTAGTGACACCATTGAAATGCTTGCCACCGATTCTGGTGTACTACATGACATACCTGCTTGGTGTAAAGTACACGGGCATAAAGTGATTTCGATTAATGAAAAAACTGACGGGATTATTCTACTTGTAGAGAAAATAGGGTAGAATCGTTCGCTGTTTTTATAAAAAAAAATAAAACTAACTAAGAATAATGCTTGCAACGGCGCAGGCTATTTTGACAAAGACTATCAGCAAATATAAATAGTCAAAAAAAAGGAGAAAATATGTCTGCTAAAAATGTAATGAAAATGATTGAAGACAATGAAGTGAAATTCATTGATTTTCGTTTTACTGATACCATTGGTAAAGAACACCACGTAAGCGTTCCAGCACACGCTGTTAATGCTGAAAAATTAGAAGAGGGTCAGATGTTTGATGGCTCATCAATTGCTGGTTGGAAGCCTATTAATGAATCTGACATGATTATGATGCCAGACACAACAACAGCGGTAGTAGACCCATTTACTGAAGAATCCACGCTTAATATCATTTGTGATATTATCGAGTCAAATGATATGAAGGGCTATGAAAAAGACCCTCGTTCTATTGCAAAAAGAGCCGAAGCTTATTTAAATGAAACTGGCATTGGTGATGCTGCATATTTTGGTAACGAGCCAGAGTTTTTTGTTTTTGACAGTGTCAAGTGGGATACTGGCTTCGGTTTGGGCAAGGCATTTTATGAAATTCACTCTGAAG harbors:
- the htpG gene encoding molecular chaperone HtpG, with protein sequence MAEKQTHAFQTEVSQLLDLMIHSLYSNKEIFLRELLSNASDAVDKLKFKFLSDDTLIEDKEELQIHIDVNKDASTITITDNGIGMTEAEVNKNIGTIANSGTKKFLKSLDEKQAQDSNLIGQFGVGFYSSFIIADKVELITRKAGSKGKKGTKWTSTGKGKYSIESVDCPNFGTTVILHTKKDEKEFLDDYRLRGIVSKYSDHITVPIMMIKASEDGKDIEYERINKANAFWTQDKRNIKQEDYDEFYKSLTYDFEAPLTQLHNRVEGNLDYTSLLFIPSKAPYDMWEPKRKGGIKLYAKRVFIMEDNEALMPLYLRFVKGVIDTADLPLNVSREILQGNKMVDTIRKASVSRVLKELEKMAKNKPEDYAKFWQEFGMVMKEGVVEDFANKDKIAKLLRFATNKSENATQAATLECYINSMQKDQKAIYYIAAETFEAAKGSPHLEIFNQKDIEVLLLSDRVDEWMVSNFGEFEGVPLKSIAKGDLEDLGSREEKKAKEKVAKNFEKVIEKMQRILNTQVKEIKVSSRLSESPSCLVADENEMGGNMERIMKSLGQEVPDTKPILEINPTHPLVKKLKTKIDEDLVNVLFDQAVLSEGGQLKDPAEFIKRMNKLIN
- a CDS encoding tyrosine recombinase XerC, with translation MHKQITNFIQYLRVGRHYAINTQQAYKRDLEKLLVFTHKKSLSQWSNLTSEHLNLFVMEMRHQDNSARTIRRNLSSIRGFLAYLVNHEQLSNSCAIHLQSPKIDQNLPNILNYDNILLMLKPRSNTWLELRDVAMIEVMYSCGLRVSELVALNVNDVDLNQGFLRVIGKGAKVRHTPVGKAAQQAISRCLFDHSNHVLFVNRKQQRVSVRAVQNMVKKRALGAGIKVNVYPHMLRHTAATHFLQSSHDLRSTQEFLGHSSIKSTQVYIHLDFLELSKVYDQCHPRAKKS
- a CDS encoding L-threonylcarbamoyladenylate synthase, whose product is MNFQTRLAASCLKTGGVISNPTDTIQGLTCLPKFELSMARMLQLKRRSSAKGLILLASDVRYFIDYVEDASLLVDVIIDAQPTTYLLKANEHASKLLTGGFDTIALRLTNNQLITNLCVTTNSALVSSSANITSKCSATSMLDLKEFFSKKLDFIIPPKTYNIQASKIINLQTGEKIR
- the hemF gene encoding oxygen-dependent coproporphyrinogen oxidase, translated to MLQADICEQLEQVNGKAEFIKDVWEKPNNAGNGLTRVLSNGAVFEQAGVNFSIVRGDDMPASATALRPELSGRGFTALGVSLVIHPHNPYVPTSHANVRFFIAEKKGEAPIWWFGGGFDLTPYYGFDEDAIFWHQSAKEVCDPFGEDVYPKYKKWCDDYFYLKHRGEQRGIGGLFFDDLNEGGFDECFAFMKSVGDGYIKVYRPIVERRKDTPYTDHERQFQLYRRGRYVEFNLVYDRGTLFGLQTGGRSESILMSLPPLVRWEYRYEPELGSEEARLYTRFIQPQDWINTPQEGG
- a CDS encoding sulfurtransferase TusA family protein, coding for MKHNLDVKCLLCPMPVIRLGEMIEKIKISDTIEMLATDSGVLHDIPAWCKVHGHKVISINEKTDGIILLVEKIG